The following DNA comes from Vicinamibacterales bacterium.
GGACGGCAGGACGTGGGGCAAACCGGTCGCCACGGGCGAGGGAGGCGGAGGCCTGCGCACGACGATCGCGTTCCCTGCCGCGCCGGCCAGGTTCGTGCGCATCATGCAGATCGACAACATCCCGGACGCGCCGCCATGGTCGATCCGGAACCTGCGCGTGTTCGCGGCGCCCGGACCGGGCGGCACGAAGTAGCCGCCGGATTCCTGCTAGATCGCTTCTGCTGTGTAGGCGCCGTTGACCATGCGGCGGATGCCCAGCGGATTGCGATTCTGGAGCGCCGGCGGCAGCCGATCGTCCGGGACGTTCTGGTAACACACCGGCCGCGCGAACCGCAGCATCGCGGCGGTGCCGACCGAGGTGAACCGCGCGTCGGTGGTCGCCGGATACGGCCCGCCGTGATTCATCGCCGGCGCGACTTCGACGCCTGTGGGAAATCCATTGAAGACGATCCGGCCGGCCTTCTGCTCGAGGTCCGCGAGCAGCCCGCCGAACGCCTCCAGGTCCCCGGCGTCTGCATGGACGGTTGCCGTGAGCTGCCCCTCGAGCGACCTGACGCAGCGAGCGATCTCGGCCGCGTCGGCGCATTGAATGACCAGCGTGAATGGTCCAAAGGCCTCGATGGCGAGTTCCGGCGACGCCAGGAACCGTGCGCCGGTCGTGACGCCGACGCTGGGCGCCGCCTGCGTCTTGTCGGCCGCCGCCACGGCGGATGACACCGCGGCGACGGTGACGCCTGCGGCGTGCGCCACGCGATCGCGATGCTCGACGAACGCATCCCGGATGCCGGGCGTCAGCATCGTCCCGCACGGCGCGGCGGCGACCGCGGCGCCGAGCGCCGTCATGAACTGATCCGCGTCAGCGCCCTGCGGAACGAAGACCAATCCGGGCTTGGTGCAGAACTGCCCTACGCCGAGCGTGAACGACGCGAGCAGCCCCTCGGCGATGGCGGCGCCGCGCGCGCGCAGCGCGGCGGGCAGAACGAGGAGAGGGTTCAGACTGCTCATCTCCGCGAACACCGGAATCGGGCGCGGCCGCGAGGCCGCGGCATCGAACAGCGCGCGGCCTGCCGCGTGCGATCCGGTGAAGCCCACCGCGGCCGCGGCGTCGTGCCGGACCATCGCGACGCCGACCGTGGCGCCGCCGCCGTGAATCAGCGAGAACACGCCGCCCGGCAGGGCGCAGCGCTGCGCCGCGCGGCCGATGGCGCGCCCCACGATCTCCCCGGTGCCGGGGTGCGCGCGATGAGCCTTGACGACGACGGGGCATCCGGCGGCCAGCGCCGACGCGGTGTCGCCGCCGGCGGCGGAAAAGGCGAGCGGAAAGTTGCTCGAGCCGAATACGACGACGGGGCCCAGGGGCAGGAGCATCCTCCGCAGATCGGGCCGCGGAAGCGGCTGCCGATCCGGCAGCGCCGTGTCGATGCGGGCGTCGACCCAGGAGCCTTCCCGCACGACCTGGGCGAAGAGCCGCAACTGGCCGCAGGTCCTGGCGCGCTCCGACTGGATGCGCGCCGCGGGCAATCCGGTTTCCGCGGTGGCCCGCGCGACGAGTGCGTCGCCCGCCGATTCGATCTCCGCGGCGATCGCATCGAGGAAGGCGGCGCGCGTTTCTGCGGGCCTGGCGCGGTAGTCGACGAACGCGTCCGCCGCCGCGCGCATCGCGGCGTCCACTTCCGCCGCCGATGCCTCGTAAAAGTCGGGTGCGATCTCGATCCCGAGCGCAGGATCGAAGGCCCTGAATGACGAACCTGCCGTCGCCGCCGGACTACCGGCGATCAGGCTTGTGCCGTGAATGTGCATGAGGGAATCACTCGCTGCGCTCGTTCGCGCATCAGGCGCCCGGCGGCGCCACCGTGTTGACCAGCGTGCCCACTGGTTCGAGGGTGATCCGGATCTCGTCACCCGCCGCCAGCGTGAACGCGTCCGGGGGCACGATGCCGGTGCCGGTCATGAGGTAACAGCCATCGGGAAAGCTGTTGTCGCGGAACAACCACTCGGCAAGCGACGGCAGCGGCCGTTTGATCCGGCCGATCGTCGTCTCTCCGCTGAACACCGGCGCGCCGCCGCGCGCGATCGCGATGCCGATCGTCGCCTCCGGCCCGGGGAGCGCGCGATCGATGACCAGACAGGGACCGAGCGCCGCGCTGCCGGCGTAGACCTTCGCCTGCGGCAAGTACAGCGGGTTCTCCCCTTCGATGTCGCGCGAGCTCATGTCGTTGCCGATCGTATAGCCGAAGATCGTACCGCGGCTGTTGATGGCCAGCGTCAGCTCCGGTTCGGGCACGTTCCAGCGTGAATCGGATCGGATCCGGACCGGCTCGCCCGGCCCGACGACCCGGTGCGGCGTCGCCTTGAAGAAGAGCTCGGGCCGGTCGGCTTCGTAGACCCGATCGTAGAAGCTGCCGCCGCCGGCGTCCTTCGACTCTTCCATGCGCGCCGTGCGGCTGCGGTAATACGTGACGCCGGCCGCCCAGACTTCCTGCGAGAGCAGCGGCGGCCGCAACCGGTCCGGCGCCTGCGTCCGCGAGCCGCGATCGAACAGCGCCGCGGCCTCGCCGTGCGGATCGCCGGCGCGGAAGATCCCGTCGATGGCGGCGACGTCCGGAACGCCGGCGAAGACGCCGTCGCGTTCGAGCGTCAAGCCGGATGTCGTGGCGTAGAGGCGTATCACGGCTGCTCCTGGATGCGGCGAAGCGACACTGGCGTTCAGTACGTGGCGCGGCCGCCGCTCAGATCGAACACCGCGCCGGTGGTGAACGAGTTCTCCTTCGAGACCAGCCAGGCCACCATCGAAGCCAGCTCCTCGACCAGCACGAAACGGCCGCGCGGGATCTTCGAGAGCATGAAATCGATGTGCGACTGCGGCACCTGCTCGAGGATGCGCGTCCTCGCCGCCGCCGGCGTGACGCAGTTCACCGCGATATCGTCGCCGGCCAGCTCCTTGCCGAGCGATTTCGTCAGGGCGATCACCCCCGCCTTCGACGCGCTGTATCCCGACGCGTTCGGATTGCCTTCCTTGCCGGCAATCGAGGCGATGTTGACGATGCGGCCGTAGCGCTGCGCCCGCATGTGCGGAATGACGGCGCGGCAGCAGAGAAAGACGCCGGTGAGATTCACCTCGATGACCTGGCGCCACGCGTCCACGGGGTGCTCCCAGATCGGCACCGTGGCCCCGGCAATCCCCGCGTTGGCGACGAGGATGTCGATCCCGCCGAACCGTTCCACGGTGCCGCCCGTCGCCGCGTCGACCTGCGCTTCGCTGGCGACGTCGACCGTCGCGGTGTGCACCTCGCCCCGCCGATCGAGCTCGCGGGCGGTGCCGGCCAGCGTCTCGGCGTCACGGTCCCACAGCGACACCCGGGCGCCCGAGTCGAGCAGGCGCTCCGCGATCGCGCGGCCGAATCCCTGCGCACCGCCGGTCACGATCGCCCGTTGTTCCTTGAGGTCGTATTGGTTCATATGCTGGTACGGTGAGGCGCAGTCTACCGCGTTTGTGGCAGTATGTGCCTCGCGCATGGAGGGAGGTCCGCACCCGTGTTCCTGCTGATGCTCGCACTCGTTCTGACGGCCGGCGCCGGTCAGGCGCCCGCGCCGAGCCGGACGCCGTCAACGCCCGTCGCGATCTTCGACGGGAAGAGCTTCGCCGGATGGGAGGGGGATCTGGCGATCTTCCGCGTCCAGGATGGCGCGATCGTCGGCGGTTCGCTGGAGCGGAAGATTGCGCGAAACGAATTCCTCTGCACCACGAAAACGTATGGTGACTTCGAGCTGCGGCTGAAGGTGAAGCTGCTCGGAGGAGACGGGGCCAACGCCGGCATCCAGTTCCGCACCAGACGCATCCCGAACGATCACGAGGTCTCGGGGTATCAGGCGGACATGGGCACCGGCTGGTGGGGCGCGCTCTACGACGAATCACGGCGGAACAAGGTACTCAAGGGTCCCGACCAGGAGAAGATGAAGGGCGTCGTCAAGGCCGGCGACTGGAACGATTACGTGATCCGGGCCGAGGGCCGGCGGATTCAGCTTTGGATCAACGGCGTTCAGACGGTCGATTACGTCGAAGAAGACCCGGCGATCGAAACCAGCGGCGTCATCGCCCTGCAGATCCACGGCGGCCCGCCCAGCGAGGCGTGGTACAAGGACATCACCCTGCTGGATCTGTCCTCCCGGTAGACTTATTTTCGCAGCTCCGCGAGCTTGACCTCGGCCCCGCCGCGCTCCGCGCTCAACTGCGCCGCCGTCATGAACTCGAAGACCTCCACGGTCTGCGCCACGTCCACGGGGGGCCGGCCCGTGTGGAAGAACTCGGCGATGGCGGCGACGATGCCCTCGTTGTCGGCCGTGCCTTTCGTCTCGACCGTACCGGTCGTGCCCGTGATCCGGATCAGCGGCTGCATCGAATCCGCTTTCGGCAGGCCGCGGAAGCGGCCGACGCGTCCGTCCCGCCACGTGCACGTCGTGACGTCGATCTCCCCTTCCTTCCGCCTGGCCAGGCTGGTACACCCCGTCCCCATCACCGCATAGAGCGCCTCGACGCCGTGGATCCCGTAGTAGAACAGGTCCGGGTGAAATTCGAGCGGCTGCAGCAGGTACGTCGCTTCGACCGTCCGCATCGATCCGCGCGCCGCATCGCGAAGTCCGGGAATGTCCCGGTGAAAACGAACCGACGACGCGCTGAAGAACGGCGTGCGCGTTTGCCGCGACAACGCGACGATGCGGCGGACGTCGTCGAGACTCGCGGCGAGCGGCTTGTCGATGAAGACGCGCTTCCCGGCCTTGAACACCGGGGTGGCCTGCGCGAGGTGCGGACGGCCGTCGACGCTCGTCAGCAGAACGACATCCACTTTCGACAGCAGCGTGTCGATGCTGTCCACGATCTCGACGCCGTCCCCCTGGATGGTTCTGGCAAACCCCTCGAGACGCGTCGCACTCAGCGGCAGGTCCGGGCTGCCGCCTTTGAACGCGGCGACCACCTTGACCTTCCATTCGGGGTGGGCGTGAAGGATCCTGACGAACTGCGGCACGTGGGACGTGTCGGTGCCGATGATCCCGGCGCGCAGCTCCTTCGCGGCCCAGGGCGGGGATTCCCGCGCACTCTGGGACGCGGCCAAGGCGAGAACGACTGCCAGCAGCACTCTGATCATGCCGGGATTCTAGTCCGAAGAAGGTCGCAGTTGCGTGGAAGCTGCCATACGATAGGCGGGTCATTTCCGGTGGAGATTACCCATATGACCATGACCCGCAGAAGTGCTCTCGCCGCGTTCGCCATGTTCGCGGAGCTGATGGCCTCGACCCGTGACGCCGACGCGCAAACGCCTGCCACGCCGGCGCGCGCGCCGATCAAGTTCGATCTCCCGAATCTTGCGATGGACGGTTGGGAGGTGACCATCAGCCACGTCGATTTCGCGCCGGGGCGCGTGGGTTCGGCGCATCGGCACGCGGGCTTCGTTCTCGCGTACGTGCTGAAGGGAGAAATCCTGACGAAGATTTCAGCCCAGGGGCCGGCGAAGATCTACAAAGCAGGAGAGATGTTCTTCGAGCCGCCGGGGTCGGTGCACGAAGAGTCCGGCAATCCCAGCCAGACGGAGCCCGCCCAGCTGCTCGCGATGATCTTCGCGAAAAAGGGATCGACGCTGACGACGCCCGTCGGCCGCGGGGGCGACGAGTAGAGCAAGCGCTTCGCTTTGAAACCTTCCTGGCGGCAGCGGTCTCTGCTGACATGCTGTCCGCTCTTGCGGTGATCCTTCTCGGGCTCGTCGCAGCGGTTTCTCGAACGACGCCCGACTTCACCGGCCGCTGGGTGCTCCGTTCCTCCGTCGTCGCGCCCGACACGGCTCGGGTGCTGGTGGTCGAGCAGTCGGCAGGCGATGATCGAATCCGAATTGTTCGCATCTCTCGATGGACAACTGGAACGTGACCATCGCCACGTCGGTTTCCGTGGACGCGTGGCTCGGCACACCGGCATGCCGCGCGCGCTGGCACGAACGTGGGTCAGCGGAACTCGGTCTGGGCCGACTGCGCGACGATCTTCTCCAGGAACACGAAAGTTCTTGACAGCTTCCAGGAACCAGTCGCGATCGCATCTGCAGATGCCGCCAGGAATGCCCGATGGACGCGCTGAACGCCGCCACCATGAGCGAGCGCGCGGCGTCCGGCGTTTGAAGTGGGTCACGCCTCGTCGGCGCGTGTGGCGCGATCGTCGTCCACCCGAAATGACGATGGTATACAGGTGCATGACGCACGAAAGATCGTTCGCTGACCTCTCAGATTCAGACCTCATCGCCGAAGCGCGGCATCTGGCGGCAAACGAACGCACGGCGACCGCGGCGCTGATCGCATGCCTGGCGGAGCTCGACGCACGACGGCTGCATCTCGGGATGGGCTATTCGTCGCTGCACGACTACTGCGCGAAAGCGCTGCGTCTCACCGACTATGCGGGCTACGCGCGGATCGAAGCGGCACGCGTGGCCCGGCGATTCCCCCTGGCGCTCGACCTTCTGCGGGACGGTTCGATCAATCTGACGACGATCTCGCTGCTTGGACGGCACCTCACGGCCGAGAATCACGGCCGGGTTCTCCGGGCCGCCGTTCACAAGAGCAAGCGCGAGATCGAGATCCAGGTGGCGGCACTGCGACCGCTTCCCGATGCTCCCGCGATTGTCCGCAAGCTTCCGGCGGCGCCACCCGCTGTCGCAGCACCTCCTGCCCCGGCACTGCCGGCGGTATTGTCGTCGCCACTCCTGGAGGAGCAGACTGCCGGCCCACTCGCGTGCGTCGTTCCGCCGCGGCCAAGGCAAAGCGAAGCGCCGCGAGTACCCACTCGCCCGCCGGCGCCCGTGACGCCACTCGCGCCGCAGCGCTTCAAGGTGCAGCTGACCATCGGACAGGAGACGCACGACAAGCTGCGGCGTGTGCAGGACCTGTTGCGCCACTGCGTGCCCTCGGGCGATCCCGCGGTCATCTTCGACCGCGCGCTGACTCTGCTGCTCCGCGATCTGGAGCGGCGGAAGCTTGGGGCCGTCGACCGCGCGCGCGCGGACGGCACGGCGTCGCCGGACTCGCGGCACGTCCCCGCTTCGGTGAAGCGCGCCGTCTGGGCCCG
Coding sequences within:
- a CDS encoding aldehyde dehydrogenase (NADP(+)), coding for MHIHGTSLIAGSPAATAGSSFRAFDPALGIEIAPDFYEASAAEVDAAMRAAADAFVDYRARPAETRAAFLDAIAAEIESAGDALVARATAETGLPAARIQSERARTCGQLRLFAQVVREGSWVDARIDTALPDRQPLPRPDLRRMLLPLGPVVVFGSSNFPLAFSAAGGDTASALAAGCPVVVKAHRAHPGTGEIVGRAIGRAAQRCALPGGVFSLIHGGGATVGVAMVRHDAAAAVGFTGSHAAGRALFDAAASRPRPIPVFAEMSSLNPLLVLPAALRARGAAIAEGLLASFTLGVGQFCTKPGLVFVPQGADADQFMTALGAAVAAAPCGTMLTPGIRDAFVEHRDRVAHAAGVTVAAVSSAVAAADKTQAAPSVGVTTGARFLASPELAIEAFGPFTLVIQCADAAEIARCVRSLEGQLTATVHADAGDLEAFGGLLADLEQKAGRIVFNGFPTGVEVAPAMNHGGPYPATTDARFTSVGTAAMLRFARPVCYQNVPDDRLPPALQNRNPLGIRRMVNGAYTAEAI
- a CDS encoding fumarylacetoacetate hydrolase family protein; protein product: MIRLYATTSGLTLERDGVFAGVPDVAAIDGIFRAGDPHGEAAALFDRGSRTQAPDRLRPPLLSQEVWAAGVTYYRSRTARMEESKDAGGGSFYDRVYEADRPELFFKATPHRVVGPGEPVRIRSDSRWNVPEPELTLAINSRGTIFGYTIGNDMSSRDIEGENPLYLPQAKVYAGSAALGPCLVIDRALPGPEATIGIAIARGGAPVFSGETTIGRIKRPLPSLAEWLFRDNSFPDGCYLMTGTGIVPPDAFTLAAGDEIRITLEPVGTLVNTVAPPGA
- a CDS encoding SDR family NAD(P)-dependent oxidoreductase codes for the protein MNQYDLKEQRAIVTGGAQGFGRAIAERLLDSGARVSLWDRDAETLAGTARELDRRGEVHTATVDVASEAQVDAATGGTVERFGGIDILVANAGIAGATVPIWEHPVDAWRQVIEVNLTGVFLCCRAVIPHMRAQRYGRIVNIASIAGKEGNPNASGYSASKAGVIALTKSLGKELAGDDIAVNCVTPAAARTRILEQVPQSHIDFMLSKIPRGRFVLVEELASMVAWLVSKENSFTTGAVFDLSGGRATY
- a CDS encoding DUF1080 domain-containing protein; this encodes MLALVLTAGAGQAPAPSRTPSTPVAIFDGKSFAGWEGDLAIFRVQDGAIVGGSLERKIARNEFLCTTKTYGDFELRLKVKLLGGDGANAGIQFRTRRIPNDHEVSGYQADMGTGWWGALYDESRRNKVLKGPDQEKMKGVVKAGDWNDYVIRAEGRRIQLWINGVQTVDYVEEDPAIETSGVIALQIHGGPPSEAWYKDITLLDLSSR
- a CDS encoding Gfo/Idh/MocA family oxidoreductase; translation: MIRVLLAVVLALAASQSARESPPWAAKELRAGIIGTDTSHVPQFVRILHAHPEWKVKVVAAFKGGSPDLPLSATRLEGFARTIQGDGVEIVDSIDTLLSKVDVVLLTSVDGRPHLAQATPVFKAGKRVFIDKPLAASLDDVRRIVALSRQTRTPFFSASSVRFHRDIPGLRDAARGSMRTVEATYLLQPLEFHPDLFYYGIHGVEALYAVMGTGCTSLARRKEGEIDVTTCTWRDGRVGRFRGLPKADSMQPLIRITGTTGTVETKGTADNEGIVAAIAEFFHTGRPPVDVAQTVEVFEFMTAAQLSAERGGAEVKLAELRK
- a CDS encoding cupin domain-containing protein — protein: MTRRSALAAFAMFAELMASTRDADAQTPATPARAPIKFDLPNLAMDGWEVTISHVDFAPGRVGSAHRHAGFVLAYVLKGEILTKISAQGPAKIYKAGEMFFEPPGSVHEESGNPSQTEPAQLLAMIFAKKGSTLTTPVGRGGDE
- a CDS encoding HNH endonuclease signature motif containing protein; its protein translation is MKWVTPRRRVWRDRRPPEMTMVYRCMTHERSFADLSDSDLIAEARHLAANERTATAALIACLAELDARRLHLGMGYSSLHDYCAKALRLTDYAGYARIEAARVARRFPLALDLLRDGSINLTTISLLGRHLTAENHGRVLRAAVHKSKREIEIQVAALRPLPDAPAIVRKLPAAPPAVAAPPAPALPAVLSSPLLEEQTAGPLACVVPPRPRQSEAPRVPTRPPAPVTPLAPQRFKVQLTIGQETHDKLRRVQDLLRHCVPSGDPAVIFDRALTLLLRDLERRKLGAVDRARADGTASPDSRHVPASVKRAVWARDGGQCAFVGTEGRCTARGFLELHHVEPFALGGPTTIDNLQLRCRAHNAYEAEMEFGAFVLREKAVGYLDYSTGSGPS